aGAAACAAATAGTGGATTTTAGTGACAGGAGAGGAAGTTTTGTGATGTGGAAAGAGGATGAGTGGAGAGAAAGAATAAGACAAGCgtaagaaatattaaaagtgcCTGGAAGTTGGGGAGGTTTGGGCAGTTTCGAAAACTACCAGCAGTTATGGCacttgcgcttagcgagcagTGGCCACTAAGCACACCAAAGGCAACGTCCCTTGGTATCCCCcccaaaaatttgaatttaaatttaccTGCACGCTTAGCGAGAGTGTCTCGCTTATCATGGGTCTCGCCAGATGCGCATTGAGCATGCAAATGCACGCTTAGCGCGGTACTTTGTCATCCCAATAACCTTTCTTCTTCCTGCACCCCTGAAATCAATATATACAACTGCTGggctttttttttctacaagaaTTGAAGAATAagaattaacaaaaattatggGTTGCCACCTAGTAAGCGCTTAATTTATCGTCTATAGCTAAACATTGTCCTTCCTTTTATGGATCATTCAAATAGACAACACTTGTTAACCTTTCTAACTGGCctccattgtaaatttttaagtgTTGTCCATTGACGATCCATTTTTTCTCAAGGGTGCCCGTTGCAGGATCCACCAATTCCATAGCTCCATGGGGTCTTACTTCTTTGATGACAAACGTCCCTGACCACTTTGACTTTAGCTTCCCAGGAAGTAACCTAAGTCTGGAGTTGAAAAGCAAGACTTGTTGCCCTGactggaagttttgtctctatAGCTTCTTGCAATGATACACCTTTATCTTTTACTTATAAATCTTGGATGATTCATAGGCGTTCATCCTTATTTCTTCTAACTCCAGCAATTGTAACTTCCTCTTCTTTCTAAATGCAGCTTCATCAAAGTTAAGCAGTCTAAGGGCCCAATAGGCCTTATGCTCCAACTCCACTGGTAGGTGGCATGTTTTCCTATAGACCAGCTGAAATGCTGATAGGCCCATGGGAGTCTTATATGCAGTCCTATAACCCTAAAGAGCATCATCCATCTTCAAATCCCAATCCTTTCTTATAATGTGACAGTCTTCTCAAGGATTCGCTTTAGCTCTCTATTTGAAACTTTTGCTTGGCCATTTGTCTGGGGATGCTAAGGTGTGGCCACCTTATGTCTGACATTGTAATGCTCCAGAACCTTCTTTAGTTGAGCATTGCAGAAGTGTGTTCCCCCATCACTGATTAGGGCTCGTGGTACTCCAAAACgggaaaatatgtttttttaagaacttTATCACTACCCTGACATCATTCTTGGGAGTGGTTATAGCTTCCACCCACTTAGACTAATTATCAACAATTACTAGGATATAGATATTCTCGTATGAAGATAGGAGAGGCCCCAAAAATTCAATCCCAAGCAGCCAAAGATTTCTACCTCCATTATGTTTTGCAGAGGCATCTCATTCCTTCTGGAAATTACCCCTTTTCTTTGGCATTTTTCACATTAACACACATAATCATGAGCGTCTTTGAAGATTAAGGGCCGACAGAAACCTGCTTGTTGCACCTTTGATGTTGTCCTATCTCTGTTGTGGTGACTTCCATATGGTGAACTATGGCAGTGCCAAAGGATGCTCTATGCTTCCTTCATTGTAACACACCTCCTCAACAGATTATCTGCTCCTAGCTTGAACAAATGTGGATCATCCCACACATAGAAGCGGGCATCATGTAAAATTTCTTCCGCTGACTCTAGTTAAGTTCTTCGAGGATGATTCCTGTGGCTTTATAGTTGGCCACATCAACAAACCAAGGGGTTGTGGTGGCTTGTAAGAGAAACTCGTCTGGGAATTCTCCCCTTACCTCCGGTTCTTCTTTGGTcacttcttcattcttcaattgGGAGAGGTGATCAGCTACCACATTCTTCGATATCTTCTTGTCCTTGATGACTATATCAAATTCTTGTATGAGCAGGACCTATCTAATAAGCCTTGGTTTTGAATCTGCTTTGGTGAGAAGGTGCTTGATGGGGGCATGATCAGTGAAAATCACCAACTTTGACCCCACCAAGTATGGCCTGAATTTTTCTGAGAGACAATGGCTAGCATCTCCTTCTCCGTAGTGGCATAATTCATATGTGCTTCATTGAGAACTTTGCTAGCATAGTAAACGGTGTGGAATGTCTTGTCTTGCCTTTGTCCTAGGACTGCACCCACTGCATAATTACTAGCATCGcacatcaattcaaatttttttctctagTCAGGTGCGATCATCACCGGGGCGGTCATGAGCTTGTCTTTCAGGGTCTGGAAGGCCGCTAAACATTattcatcaaatttaaacacAACATCTTTGTTCATCAAATTGCTCAACGGTCTTGCAAGTTTGGAGAATTCTTTGATGAATCTCCTTTATAACCCTACATGTCCTAGGAAGCTCCTGATGCCTTTAACATTTAATGGTTGTGGCAACTTCTCAATGACATCAATCTTGGCCTGATCTACCCCAATCCCTCGGGCCGAAATCTTGTGGCCCAAGGCTATgccttcttgaaccatgaaatgACACTTCTCCCAGTTTAGAACTAGGTTTGTTTCCACGCATCTTTGTAGCACCATCTCCAATTTCTTCAAGCAGCATTCAAATGAGGACCCAAATACCGAGAAGTCATCCATGAATAACTCAATACTTTTCTTCACCATATCTGTAAAAAGGCTAACATGCACCTCTGAAATGTAGTCAATGCATTACATAACCCAAATGGCATTTTTCTGTAAGCAAAGACGCCAAAAGGTCATGTGAAAGTCGTCTTCTCCTGATCCTTGGGGTCCATCgtaatttgattgtatccatCCAAGAAGCAATAATAAGCCTATCCCGCAAGCCTCTCCAACATCTTGTCCatgaaaggaaaaggaaaatggTCTTTTCTTGTGGCTTCGTTGAGCTTGCGGCAGTCGATGCACATTCTCTAGCCAGTGACAATCCTTGTTGGGATTAAgtcattcttttcattttgaatgACTTTCATGCCCCCTTTCTTTGGTACCACTTGGACTGGGCTTACCCAAGCATTGTCGGAAATGGGATAGATAAACCTAGCCTTTAGAAGCTTGAGCACCTCTTTCCTCACCTCTTTCTTCATTGATGGGTTGAGCCTTCTATGGGGTTATCTGACTGGTCTATAGTCTTCTTCTATCATTATCTTGTGCATGCAATAAGTAGGGATGATTCCTTTTAGATCTGATATGTGGCACCCAATTGCCTCCCTATGTCTCTTGAGGACGTATACCAACCTATTCTCTTTTTCTGTTGTGAGATCATTGTTGATCACCACAGGCTTGGTCTTGTTCTACTCTAAGATACATACTTCAGGTGGTTGGGTAGGATCTTTAGCTCCACCTTGGTCTTCTCAGAAGCACTATCGCTTTTCAATTCTTCAAAATTGGTCCCCCATGCAGGAATATTTTCTTCATGATCTAAGTCTTCCAAGCAAGTCCTTAGATCCTTCTCCTCTTCACTGGTAAGACAATCTACAGCATTGATCAAAGCTTTCTCCAGTGAAGTCTATGTGGCTTGAAGAGCACCAACGTCTTCTTTATTGACCTCCTCCACCTTGAAGCACCTCTTATCTTCCTCTGGGTATTTAATCGCTTCAAAAAGGTTGAAGGTTACCTTTTGGTCATCGACGCTCATTTTCATATTACCATTCCCCATATCTACTACACAGTTGGCAGTCGTCATGAAGAGTCTGCCTAGGATAAGAGGAATCTTCATATCTTCTTCTATGTCCATGATAACAAAATCCACTGGAAAAGTAAAGTCACGGACTTTGACCAGGACATCTTCCACTACACCCGTACGGTCTTATGATTGATCAGTCTGCGAGCTGGAGCGTCATCTTGGTAGAGTCtatgatcgaggtcgtacccgaatcaaataaatattaaaatgtagtaactaggaagtgatcctaggtcgtttcccaacgagcaatgataaaccaaatgttcataacagatagtaggaaatagtaacaaactgggggggttgtttgcttttgtaaattaaacagcgagtaaaattgaattagaaaaatatcagaattaaaatacgttgcttccccttgattcacaagcaagtctcttatcctaggttgtgagaatttatccttattcagttcaaccacttaatccaaccctaaattaaattactaagcgaaattcaacataaggtattcattatgtgattaagcatcacatacaccaattactcataaacgatcattaggcatgaacgtaaattaagtgcagagacaattaatcaagcactaagcatgcatgaattaatagcaacaaattcatagtaattagtgaagaggaaaaagaacttaacagaatttaacaataataatagaacctcaaagagaactgtgcttgatcctcaagagaaaacaacgctgtggacttagccttccattaatcaaatagagaacgaaattttattgataaaactaaaagtctgaactggaattgtaaaaaacaaaaataaaagagaaagagaagagagactcaaactaaaaatgaaaaatagaagagagagaggagagagagagagactaaactagaaccttggtgttgttatatagtttttcagtcCCAAAGcttataaatatgttttaaatccaagcccataagtaaaatcaaatcaaatctagataagataagataagatatagatgaaataatatctagatgagatcaaatctaaataatatctagataagataagataagatctaattttgtagaataaattagtctgccctcttcaagttcaagcccaattctggattcaagctcaatccttcattaattcctaaaattagattaaaaacatcaaattagctggatgggcccaaataataaaactgcctaataaatatgacaattaagactactcagtatttaaaatggtgcaaaaagggttaagaaataggagaaaataatagcacatcaaaaccccccatacttaaccttttgcactcctaggcaaaatgaaataaagaacaaaatccaaggatatcaaagagagacaaacaaaaacatttacatatttctcaatgaacatcaaggaatgaaaggaatgggtaacatctaacatgaagagatccaaagagtcaagacattcgtcaaaaatcatccaagcaacccaatcatggcaaaatagttaatcagctcaataatgaaaaatgattaagcctcacgagatatacactctatctctcaagtgtctaggctattatttactctcgaagcacccatgaaaacaaacaccacatagacttggcaaaattataaaattgacaaacgacttgacaacacatgcatatgaggatcaaaaggtctttaaaggttgtaatggggccaaggacaaggtagggaagaaaaatatggaataagtagctaaatcccaaaggaatagaggatcaatggggaataagtgaaaattaagcacaagtagtaaacccaaaccctctaatatcaacaaaatcaaccaaggctcccaaatcaagttcTCATATCAAGAccttatttattcaacttcacttcttttcttcttctttttttttttttgaatagtacgaaattgcagaatttgcagcaattgaatttttttattttttttatttttttttcatttttcattttttttaatttttttttattgaacagtacgaaattgaagattaaagaaagaactaggcaatatatatatatacatcaagcatgaccaaaataaaacattaagcatggccaaaaatgatatcttccaatgaaacatacccccccacacttattcccaaaacaattccaaagctccaaaattccttaagggtaaggtgatatcatggtttttcacttaaggcttgtaatgagcttcaaaacaaagaaaggggaaaataggctcaaaggggctatcaaagaaattaattcaaggtaagtccatttggctagaagcttataagaacgaaattgcctaaatcatttccaaatatgcatgtgaattaggaagcatcaacaagaatcaagccaaggctattgtgcaagcaatcaatggggcaaaacacaccaaaagattatgatgatggatggctcaaattctcacaaaggtaaacttatcactttcaaattgagctttcaaaactatcatgacatgtaaaggaaaaacaatgatttcaagtcacaaaatgtcaagagacttttattttcagaacaattacccattaattgaacatatcctataattcaaagacaaacatgcaaatttaacacaacaaaactaacaaaattaaactagaacccaacaaaactaacaaaattaaactaatttaacacgactaacaaaaccaaaaccaaagaacacactcccccccccatacttaaacaacacattgtcctcaatgtggcacaattaaaagattaaaagcaattaaaccatcaaatagaatcggacaaatgtaataaaagtaaagaaggagataagaaagaaaaactccctaagtcatggtagaggaagagtagggtggagtaaggaagtctcttccaccactacgtccactaaagaagggtttgtgaggaatggcttaagtcggtgtccattgaccttgaagctcttgtttgtggagtcgcttttgatctcaactgtaccataaggaaaaacattagtaacaacaaaaggaccaatccacttagacctcaacttaccactcatgagtccaagcttagaattatacaataacattttttgcccaaccatgaagtccttcttaattatcatgctatcatggaacttcttggtcttttctttgtagaacatgacattctcatacgcttctaggcgtatctcatctaactcactcagttgcaactttctttcctcaccagcttgatccatagagaagttgcaggtcttcactgcccagtatgctttgtgctcaatctccactggaagatggcatgcctttccaaagacaacccgataaggagacattcctatgggtgctttgtaggcagtcctatgtgcccaaagagcatcatctagcctggtactccaatctttcctgcttggttgcacaatcttctctaaaattcgtttgatctccctgttagaaatttctgtctgtccattggtttgggggtggtatggtgtggataccctgtggacaaccccatactttttaaacaaggcatgcattgatttgttgcaaaaatggtgATCACTAAccattgctttaggtactccaaacctgcaaaacagattagatctgacaaaatctacaacaaccttagcatcattagttctagtgggcttggcttccacccattttcaaacataatcaactgcaaggagaatgtaaacataaccaaaagatacaggaaaagggcccatgaaatctataccccagacatcaaacacctcacagaatagcataggttgctgaggcatttgttgtcgctatgaaagtgcacttcctgctctctgacactgctcacaagtgctacaaatattccacgcatctttaaagatggcgggccaataaaagccacaatcaagcactttgtgggttgtcctttgaacacccagatgacctcccgatCCAGAAGAaagacagaactgcaggactgaatcagtctcatgatctggaatgcatcgtctaatgacctgatcactgcacaatttccacaagtaggggccatcccaaataaaatgcttagcattacttttaattttatctttttgggccttagatgataatggaggaaaaacaaaagcaactaaataattgacaatgttagcaaaccagggagtagaaagagaatcagaaatactatacaatatatataaatgatcattcgggaaatcatcccgaataggtgagtcctcatcagacacatgttcgatccgactcaaatgatcagcaactaaattttgtgctccgctcctatcacggatctccaagtcaaactcttggagccagagcatccatcggatcaacctaggctttgaatcgGCCTTCtgcaacaagtactttaaagctacatggtcagtataaaaaaaaatgcgagaaccaagcaaataagaacgaaatttttcaagagcaaaacctacggctagtagctctttctcagtagtagtataattcgcttgggcagcatctaaagtcctacagcataatatatcaccattggcaatttatcaattttctgagcaaggatagtccccaatgcataatttgatgcatcacacataagctcaaaaggggttgtccagtcgggtgcctggatgatgggggtggcaGTCAATGATCTTTTGAGGCAATTAAAagcctctttgcttttatcattaaagtcaaactccacctccttttgcaacaagttggatagtggaagggctactttgctaaaatctcttataaagcgcctgtagaatcctgcatggcCAAGAAAAGATCACACCTCttgcacgcaagaggggtaaggcaattgtgaaataacaaaaatttttacaggatctacttcaatgtccttattggaaataatgtggcctaaaactatatcttgctcaaccataaaatgacatttttcaaaatttagaacaaggttagtttcagtgcatctattcaaaaccttttccagactatccaaacaaa
Above is a window of Glycine soja cultivar W05 chromosome 12, ASM419377v2, whole genome shotgun sequence DNA encoding:
- the LOC114378693 gene encoding uncharacterized protein LOC114378693 → MGLSAFQLVYRKTCHLPVELEHKAYWALRLLNFDEAAFRKKRKLQLLELEEIRMNAYESSKIYKLRLLPGKLKSKWSGTFVIKEVRPHGAMELVDPATGTLEKKWIVNGQHLKIYNGGQLERYQLTKPHIRLSGNKPVDGKCDELA